From a single Fulvivirga ulvae genomic region:
- a CDS encoding App1 family protein — protein MISRYMSSPIPDVRVEILLFDQECVVETDSNGYFEKDFIFNEPLAVSGWHKVRYKVLDKIVDEQEELEVEGEVYIHRNGEARYGVISDVDDTILISHATKVLSKLRLILTKNSKTRLPFTGVAAFYNALHQGADRSIQNPVFYVSSSEWNLYDFLEDFCEVRNIPKGPFLLQDLKTSLWKLITSGGGNHYHKLEKIKHLMSTFDDLPFILIGDSGQRDSLLYAEITRQFPERVKAIYIRDVSKSKKDKKVNTIARELLEHNVEMLLVTDTEEAARHAYDNGLISREEMLYVVEETRGQSQRPASLVGQLVESEDNNKKGG, from the coding sequence ATGATCAGTCGTTACATGAGTAGCCCGATTCCTGATGTCAGGGTCGAGATACTTTTGTTTGACCAGGAGTGTGTAGTTGAAACTGACAGCAATGGCTATTTTGAAAAAGACTTCATTTTTAATGAGCCGTTGGCCGTATCAGGCTGGCATAAGGTGAGGTATAAAGTTTTGGATAAAATCGTTGACGAGCAGGAAGAGCTTGAGGTTGAGGGAGAAGTTTATATCCACCGGAATGGGGAAGCCAGATACGGAGTGATCTCTGATGTGGACGACACCATCCTCATATCTCATGCTACCAAAGTTTTGAGCAAACTTAGGCTTATCCTCACCAAAAATTCAAAGACCAGACTGCCCTTTACCGGCGTGGCGGCTTTTTACAATGCCCTTCACCAGGGAGCAGACAGATCTATACAAAATCCGGTATTTTATGTAAGCAGCAGCGAGTGGAATTTATATGATTTTCTCGAAGACTTTTGCGAAGTGAGAAACATCCCCAAAGGACCTTTCCTGCTGCAGGATCTGAAAACCAGCTTGTGGAAACTAATAACATCAGGTGGAGGCAACCATTATCACAAACTGGAAAAAATAAAACACCTGATGTCGACCTTTGATGATTTGCCTTTTATATTGATTGGCGATAGCGGGCAAAGGGATAGTTTACTTTATGCAGAGATCACACGCCAGTTTCCGGAGAGGGTAAAGGCTATATACATTCGGGATGTATCCAAATCGAAAAAGGATAAAAAGGTTAACACCATAGCGCGTGAGCTCCTGGAGCATAATGTGGAGATGCTATTGGTTACCGATACCGAAGAGGCAGCACGGCATGCCTATGACAATGGACTAATATCAAGAGAAGAAATGCTTTATGTAGTAGAGGAAACGAGAGGTCAGAGCCAGCGGCCTGCATCCCTGGTGGGGCAGTTGGTAGAGTCTGAGGACAACAATAAAAAAGGCGGCTGA
- a CDS encoding pectinesterase family protein, with protein MKNNLRPYFIILLLIISVMRTAWVNAHPNYPGKDIDTINKSTRTLQPEPGTTYTYSLTDGSEMPQDTEIKYDTFVTSDSLLTLKSNVGTQLWWHDPAHGVAMYNANSFEVKVAGDAIITLTTCTYSADNAVFSLTDQQGNSLGSMVAENTGEADGFPVSFAYSGNAGVVKATLQSSGTVYIHAIAIENAPEIGPGNGKIDVWDFGAEQLNSETYNNMLTESEINSWYDGSITPGTSGSVLPSFSSGVLSWVGGSGDRLRTTNTNLTRYDENLSGVSGYTGRVYVNSRANEGRNMSLTLNEDDEVTVMLITDADGIINFQYVVDPSAHTDLVAVGTDLTELQFVAKQAGTYRIFDTQAKPSYYRIYRKDATYATITGSVDESLAGGIPNGYGIRFTNQAGKTWTSVVNSGQYSVELPAGYTYELELTDAAGYFITSSSILEVTEATTNLDVTVEQIELYTVNGNITGLGANISSLQLAYTPDPVANKIFIPQPAIDLNSASYTVQLEPDVEYTVSAVGVNDYHITNSTITIGAADQSSDIIFASKPVYGIAITTSGLDNSQLSSLSLTFTNLYEDGYVYTFSAISDVALRDGSYVISYAGLDDFPVQMALTSNLTVNGAVTAKTLDFVPVTVWSFDDQEISGSTTSYKGILLSGSMSNDVAKGHLSAKSGATIQVPIDAGKNLRVSYYFSADFSIDGGDPVTTSTGSTGLIEHVDYVYPGSGPGYATITIGSTASTTYLTEIAVYDAVDYAPEIYVGVDKPYKTIKEALDAITKMERNNDERVTVMIDPGNYEEMLVIKENNITLKNAAETPSIALKNQGVDIEAGAVRITGYYGLGYNYYSMGPDRKWHADILEVNKQNGYLSHSNEGSGSYWNATVVVTADGFEASHIIFENSFNQYISKKESEDVVVMWEVGGKGERPTDYGNTAIQDRNYVERAAAIAIVDNSDKVILDRCRVVGRQDSFFGGAGARVLVYEGAMMGAVDYIFGAMTAVFYKTNLVMNTSDQSSDASYLTAAQQSAGRGYLMYECRVMSTTPGVETASVNGAKPGYFGRPWRATTSEVVFYKTRVDASEYPGSEGQSLISPIGWTSSLGGESPGMYEYGTIEASGEDNSASRAAWSTLLTSPFLTDGTEITPYNFTKGTDGWDPLAQMESLDNDSLLVSLSVAEGTLVPEFDPLVTSYTVEVPENTKVTVSAQARSSAAKVSIGAFDNIPGSDQVVVTAEDGSTTEYTIEVKQAVTTAVYEKRQSVINLYPNPSEGISNISFHLSTSSDVEVLILTTDGKNVKSYREDHLSTGEQRLSLDCSDLPGGLYQLRLIAGDQTAIMRLILH; from the coding sequence ATGAAAAACAACCTCAGACCTTACTTTATCATCTTATTACTGATCATTTCAGTAATGAGAACAGCATGGGTAAATGCCCATCCCAATTATCCGGGAAAGGATATTGATACTATTAACAAAAGCACACGAACTCTTCAACCTGAACCCGGTACTACCTACACCTATAGCCTTACAGATGGGAGTGAAATGCCTCAGGATACAGAGATTAAATATGATACCTTCGTGACCAGTGATAGCCTTCTGACCCTTAAAAGCAATGTAGGAACACAGCTCTGGTGGCACGATCCGGCGCATGGAGTTGCGATGTATAACGCCAATTCTTTTGAGGTCAAAGTGGCCGGCGATGCTATAATTACGCTCACAACCTGTACTTATAGCGCCGATAATGCGGTATTCAGCTTAACGGATCAGCAGGGTAATTCGCTAGGTAGTATGGTTGCCGAAAATACTGGTGAGGCCGATGGCTTTCCAGTAAGTTTTGCTTACTCAGGAAATGCAGGAGTTGTTAAGGCTACCTTACAATCTTCCGGTACGGTATATATTCATGCCATTGCTATTGAAAATGCTCCTGAGATAGGCCCTGGCAATGGTAAAATTGATGTTTGGGACTTTGGCGCAGAACAGCTCAATAGCGAAACCTACAATAATATGCTGACCGAGTCAGAAATCAACTCCTGGTATGACGGGTCTATAACTCCTGGTACGTCCGGCAGCGTGCTGCCCAGCTTCTCATCAGGAGTATTAAGCTGGGTAGGGGGTTCCGGGGACCGCCTAAGGACTACCAATACCAACTTAACGAGGTATGATGAAAACCTTTCTGGCGTTTCCGGCTATACAGGTCGGGTATATGTCAACTCCAGGGCAAATGAAGGGCGAAATATGAGCCTTACTTTAAATGAGGACGACGAAGTTACTGTAATGCTGATAACCGATGCCGATGGAATAATTAATTTCCAATATGTAGTTGATCCCAGTGCGCACACAGACCTCGTGGCCGTAGGCACGGACCTTACGGAACTCCAATTTGTTGCCAAACAAGCCGGGACTTACCGTATTTTTGATACCCAGGCAAAGCCAAGCTACTACAGGATATACAGAAAGGATGCTACCTATGCTACAATAACCGGATCAGTAGACGAAAGTCTTGCCGGTGGCATTCCAAACGGATACGGCATACGCTTTACAAACCAAGCCGGTAAAACCTGGACATCCGTGGTAAATTCCGGGCAGTACAGTGTCGAACTTCCGGCCGGGTATACCTACGAGCTGGAGTTAACTGATGCCGCCGGTTATTTTATAACCAGCAGCAGCATTCTTGAAGTAACCGAAGCAACTACAAACCTTGATGTAACCGTTGAGCAGATCGAGCTGTATACGGTTAATGGTAATATTACAGGCCTGGGAGCCAATATTTCCAGCCTGCAACTGGCATATACCCCTGACCCTGTAGCGAATAAAATTTTTATACCCCAACCTGCAATCGATTTAAATTCTGCCTCGTATACGGTGCAACTGGAGCCAGATGTTGAGTACACCGTTTCGGCCGTGGGCGTTAACGACTACCACATTACCAATAGCACAATAACCATTGGTGCGGCTGATCAAAGCAGTGATATAATATTTGCCTCAAAGCCTGTATATGGCATAGCCATTACCACATCTGGTCTGGACAATTCTCAATTGAGTAGTCTGAGCCTTACCTTCACCAACTTGTACGAAGATGGCTATGTCTATACTTTTTCAGCCATTAGCGATGTTGCTTTGCGCGATGGCTCTTATGTGATTAGTTATGCCGGGCTGGATGATTTTCCTGTACAGATGGCTTTAACCTCTAACCTGACAGTAAATGGTGCGGTTACTGCAAAAACACTGGATTTCGTTCCTGTTACTGTGTGGTCGTTTGATGATCAGGAAATTTCTGGCAGTACCACTTCTTACAAAGGAATACTGCTTAGCGGCAGCATGTCCAATGATGTTGCTAAAGGTCACCTTTCTGCCAAATCCGGCGCAACGATCCAGGTACCCATAGATGCCGGCAAAAACCTCAGGGTTTCATACTATTTCAGCGCCGATTTTTCTATTGATGGAGGTGATCCTGTTACTACTTCAACCGGTTCAACCGGTTTGATAGAGCATGTGGATTATGTCTATCCTGGTTCCGGACCGGGATATGCAACCATCACTATTGGCAGCACAGCATCTACCACCTACTTAACGGAAATTGCTGTTTATGATGCCGTTGATTATGCTCCGGAAATATACGTGGGTGTGGATAAACCCTATAAAACCATCAAAGAGGCGTTGGATGCGATTACCAAAATGGAGAGAAATAACGACGAGCGCGTGACAGTGATGATAGATCCTGGGAATTACGAGGAAATGCTCGTAATCAAAGAAAACAATATAACCCTGAAAAATGCTGCTGAAACCCCCAGCATCGCTCTGAAAAATCAGGGAGTTGATATAGAGGCAGGGGCAGTGAGGATTACAGGTTATTACGGCTTAGGCTACAACTACTACAGCATGGGCCCTGACCGAAAGTGGCACGCGGATATACTGGAAGTAAACAAACAAAACGGATACCTGTCCCACTCCAATGAAGGATCAGGCTCGTACTGGAATGCTACTGTGGTAGTTACCGCTGACGGTTTTGAGGCCAGTCATATCATTTTCGAAAACTCATTTAATCAATACATTTCAAAGAAAGAATCGGAGGATGTGGTTGTGATGTGGGAAGTTGGTGGTAAGGGCGAAAGGCCAACTGATTATGGCAACACTGCCATCCAAGACAGAAATTATGTAGAGCGGGCAGCTGCCATTGCTATAGTCGATAATTCTGATAAAGTAATTCTGGACAGATGTCGAGTGGTTGGCAGACAGGATTCCTTTTTTGGAGGTGCGGGAGCCAGGGTACTGGTATATGAAGGTGCCATGATGGGCGCTGTAGATTATATTTTCGGTGCCATGACCGCAGTTTTTTACAAAACTAACCTGGTGATGAATACCAGTGACCAATCCAGTGATGCGTCATATCTCACGGCGGCCCAGCAAAGCGCCGGCAGGGGATACCTGATGTATGAGTGCAGGGTTATGTCAACTACTCCCGGTGTGGAAACAGCCTCGGTCAACGGTGCCAAGCCGGGATACTTCGGACGCCCCTGGAGGGCAACCACAAGTGAGGTGGTTTTTTACAAAACCAGGGTAGATGCTTCCGAATATCCTGGATCGGAAGGCCAATCGCTAATCTCGCCAATAGGTTGGACAAGTTCACTGGGCGGTGAATCGCCCGGTATGTATGAATATGGAACGATAGAAGCATCAGGTGAAGATAACAGTGCGAGCCGTGCTGCATGGTCAACTTTGTTGACTTCTCCTTTTCTGACTGATGGCACGGAAATTACCCCATATAATTTTACCAAAGGCACCGATGGGTGGGACCCTCTGGCACAGATGGAATCACTGGATAACGATAGTTTGCTGGTATCTCTTTCAGTTGCTGAAGGCACCCTCGTTCCTGAATTTGATCCACTGGTCACATCCTATACGGTTGAGGTTCCTGAAAATACCAAAGTAACTGTTTCCGCACAAGCCAGAAGCTCCGCCGCCAAGGTTAGCATTGGTGCATTTGATAATATACCCGGTTCAGACCAGGTGGTTGTTACCGCAGAAGATGGCAGCACAACCGAATATACTATTGAAGTGAAGCAAGCAGTGACTACAGCGGTTTATGAAAAGCGCCAGTCCGTCATTAACCTATACCCCAATCCGTCAGAAGGTATCAGCAATATTTCATTTCATTTATCCACATCTTCTGATGTTGAGGTACTTATATTGACAACTGACGGTAAAAATGTAAAATCATACAGGGAAGATCATCTTTCGACCGGAGAGCAAAGGCTTTCCTTAGATTGTTCGGATTTGCCAGGAGGACTATACCAGCTCAGATTGATTGCGGGGGATCAGACGGCTATAATGCGTTTAATACTTCATTGA
- a CDS encoding acyl-CoA dehydrogenase family protein gives MSTTATEQSKEVPAGTASAIKGGEFLIRETEAKEIFTPEEWTEEQKMIAQTCKDFLHQEVYPKLDELDSMKQPELMPSLLDKAGELGLLGTSIPEQYGGFGMDFNTSMLVAEVLGAGHSFAVAISAHTGIGTLPILYYGNEEQKAKYLPKLATGEWKASYCLTEPDSGSDANSGKTKAKLTDDGKHYIINGQKMWITNGGFADVFIVFAKIDDDKNLSAFIVEKDFGGITMNEEEKKMGIKGSSTRQIFFNDCKVPVENMLSERENGFKIAVNILNIGRAKLGIAAIGGSKAIIDNATNYANERKQFGTSISNFGAIKHKIAEMATKVYASESAHYRAGQNIDDAYESLTSQGMEPAQARLKSVEEFAIECAILKVHGSEVLDFVADEGVQIYGGMGFSAESPMDRAYRDARINRIFEGTNEINRMLSIDMLLKRAMKGQLDLMTPAMAVQKELMSIPDFGASDGDEIFAKEKKVLRNLKKAGLMVAGAAVQKLMQKLSDEQEILMNLADMLIEGYVAESCLLRVEKLIGQKGEEAMKLETDMVRVYLYEAVEKAAAAGKQAIYAFAEGDEQRMMLMGLKRFTKLEPFNLKEARRRIADHVIAKNQYPF, from the coding sequence ATGAGCACTACAGCAACAGAACAATCAAAAGAAGTGCCGGCCGGAACTGCGTCGGCAATAAAAGGGGGTGAGTTTTTAATCAGGGAAACTGAAGCCAAAGAAATATTTACCCCTGAAGAATGGACAGAAGAGCAAAAAATGATTGCTCAGACTTGTAAAGATTTTCTTCATCAGGAGGTTTATCCTAAGCTGGATGAGCTGGACTCTATGAAGCAGCCCGAGCTGATGCCTTCACTGCTGGATAAAGCCGGTGAACTGGGACTGCTAGGTACATCTATTCCTGAGCAGTACGGTGGTTTCGGCATGGACTTCAATACCTCAATGCTTGTAGCAGAAGTTTTGGGAGCAGGCCATTCGTTTGCCGTAGCTATTTCAGCACATACCGGTATTGGTACTTTACCAATCCTCTACTACGGTAACGAAGAGCAAAAAGCCAAATACCTTCCAAAACTCGCTACAGGTGAGTGGAAAGCTTCATACTGTCTTACAGAGCCGGATTCAGGGTCTGATGCCAACTCCGGAAAGACCAAAGCCAAATTGACTGATGATGGTAAGCACTACATCATCAATGGCCAGAAAATGTGGATAACCAACGGTGGATTTGCCGATGTCTTTATCGTGTTTGCCAAAATTGATGACGACAAAAACCTTTCTGCATTTATAGTAGAGAAAGATTTTGGTGGCATTACCATGAATGAAGAAGAGAAGAAAATGGGTATTAAGGGATCTTCTACACGCCAGATCTTCTTCAACGACTGCAAAGTCCCTGTGGAAAACATGCTTTCAGAGAGAGAAAACGGTTTCAAGATTGCCGTTAACATCCTGAATATCGGTCGTGCCAAGCTGGGTATAGCCGCTATTGGTGGTAGCAAAGCCATTATAGACAATGCTACGAACTATGCTAATGAGAGAAAGCAGTTTGGAACTTCAATTTCCAACTTTGGAGCTATCAAGCATAAGATAGCAGAAATGGCAACTAAAGTTTATGCGTCTGAATCTGCCCACTACAGAGCAGGACAGAACATAGACGATGCTTATGAATCGCTTACTTCTCAGGGAATGGAGCCTGCTCAGGCCAGACTTAAATCTGTAGAAGAGTTTGCCATTGAGTGTGCTATCCTTAAAGTGCATGGCTCGGAAGTGCTGGATTTTGTAGCTGATGAAGGTGTGCAGATCTATGGCGGTATGGGATTCTCCGCAGAAAGCCCGATGGACAGAGCCTACAGAGATGCTCGTATCAACAGGATCTTTGAAGGAACCAATGAGATCAACAGAATGCTTTCTATCGATATGCTGTTGAAGAGAGCCATGAAAGGCCAGCTCGACCTGATGACCCCTGCAATGGCGGTACAAAAAGAGCTGATGTCTATTCCTGATTTTGGCGCTTCTGATGGAGACGAGATCTTTGCGAAAGAAAAGAAAGTACTTAGAAACCTGAAAAAAGCGGGTCTGATGGTAGCTGGTGCTGCTGTTCAGAAGCTCATGCAAAAACTGAGCGATGAGCAGGAGATACTGATGAACCTCGCTGATATGCTTATTGAAGGTTACGTGGCAGAGTCGTGCTTACTTCGTGTAGAGAAATTGATCGGTCAGAAAGGCGAAGAAGCCATGAAGCTTGAAACAGACATGGTGCGAGTATATCTGTATGAGGCAGTCGAAAAAGCAGCAGCGGCAGGTAAGCAGGCCATCTATGCTTTTGCTGAAGGTGATGAGCAGAGAATGATGTTGATGGGACTGAAGAGATTTACCAAACTGGAACCATTTAACCTTAAAGAGGCAAGGAGAAGGATAGCAGACCATGTTATCGCTAAAAATCAATATCCTTTTTAA
- a CDS encoding diacylglycerol/lipid kinase family protein, with product MNKILFVVNPISGGIDKSDLKTELKSCCTESNVAFDLIETKGEDDHRLISEEIEKSKPDAVVACGGDGTINLVAQVLLGKGISLGIIPLGSANGLATELLIPKNIRKAVKIIIKNHVIDMDVLRINGKFLSLHLSDVGFNAKLIKNFDEGGSRGKLAYAAHFFKVLFKKAPSKYTFIMGENSFRRRAEMVVFANASKYGTGAVVNPDGCLYDKKFEVCIFKPYPWYAIFRLAFDFFTGRMKQSPYVKIFSTTNIVVRSKKKVPLQVDGEVMGDFKQVKVTLEDVPLPIIVPPGFK from the coding sequence ATGAATAAAATACTATTTGTAGTCAATCCTATCTCCGGAGGCATTGACAAATCAGACCTCAAAACGGAGCTCAAATCTTGCTGTACGGAAAGCAATGTAGCATTTGATTTAATAGAAACAAAAGGAGAAGACGACCACCGGTTGATCTCGGAAGAGATAGAGAAAAGCAAGCCTGACGCTGTAGTAGCGTGCGGTGGAGACGGCACCATTAATCTCGTGGCGCAGGTATTGCTGGGCAAGGGCATAAGTCTGGGAATAATTCCGTTGGGCTCTGCCAATGGGCTGGCTACCGAACTGCTTATTCCAAAAAATATAAGGAAAGCCGTCAAGATCATTATCAAAAATCATGTTATTGATATGGACGTCCTCCGCATCAATGGCAAATTTCTTTCCCTGCACCTCAGTGATGTTGGCTTTAATGCCAAATTGATCAAAAATTTTGATGAAGGTGGTTCACGGGGTAAACTGGCTTATGCGGCACATTTTTTTAAGGTGTTGTTTAAAAAGGCCCCCAGCAAATATACCTTCATAATGGGGGAAAACAGCTTCCGGCGAAGGGCCGAAATGGTAGTGTTTGCCAATGCCTCAAAGTATGGCACCGGGGCTGTGGTAAATCCGGACGGATGCCTGTACGACAAGAAATTTGAAGTTTGCATATTCAAGCCGTATCCCTGGTATGCCATATTCAGGCTGGCATTCGACTTTTTCACCGGGAGAATGAAACAATCTCCGTACGTTAAAATATTCTCTACCACCAACATAGTGGTAAGATCAAAAAAGAAAGTGCCTCTCCAGGTGGATGGGGAAGTAATGGGAGATTTCAAGCAAGTAAAGGTCACTCTTGAAGATGTTCCGTTGCCCATCATAGTGCCTCCGGGATTTAAGTAA